Proteins from one Mycolicibacter virginiensis genomic window:
- a CDS encoding molybdopterin-containing oxidoreductase family protein → MTKSRSEFPSESQAPTPSASKTVHTFCRYCMSSCGLEVTVQDNRVRKISADKLNPHSWNDFCAKGRTANQLVEHPRRIVRPMRRVGESYVEEDWDVAIRDIASRMNALINAGGPDSIGTYYGNPSGHSSSNVMFMNAWMDAIGTNSRFAVGSVDQNALHVVAEAMYGSALMVPVSDIDNCDYFVLVGTNPAVSGWNWLETAPGGWRRALTRQQNGATIVVVDPVCTESAEKADVHLAVRSGQDWALLLAMVKVILDEGRQHRGDCAELATGVPELERLVAEADLDDLSGRCGIDRDLIERVARDFAAADGAMVVTRTGVSQHATGTVGEWLGHILNVITGRMDRPGGRRFEPGYFDALKLAALAKTKPHVSRVAGREMVAGAHALAELPDEITTVGHGQVRAMLINCGNPVVSGPDGAKLDKALAQLDLLVVIDLVQRESHRHAHWLLPARHWLERDDLLAFTSNMHDEPFVQYGAKVVEPPPEARQEWEIFVDLALAMRRPLFGVKGFNTFVRTTRRVAALTRRPALAFGPHWLDRLFIRMSRKINGRRLTWREMMAHPHGMVLGPPEFGHFKSALRTDDKRVHAAPPEFLARTRELLSAPAPAAPEDYPFQLGNRRNRHSMNSWLNELPGLHRSGKRNDVLINTHDAADLGIVEGDLVRVFSPTGEVVLAASVSARPRRGMVIIDHGWGSRIFDPRGGGQPESFGVNRNLLVDGQSLDPLSQTSPLSSSYVGVQRLEALSSGRAKPSPDR, encoded by the coding sequence GTGACCAAGTCGCGGTCGGAGTTCCCGTCGGAGTCGCAGGCGCCGACGCCGTCGGCTTCGAAGACGGTGCACACCTTCTGTCGGTATTGCATGTCATCGTGCGGACTGGAAGTGACAGTCCAGGACAACCGAGTCCGCAAGATCTCGGCCGACAAGCTCAACCCCCATAGTTGGAACGACTTCTGCGCCAAGGGCCGTACCGCCAATCAACTGGTCGAACATCCGCGCCGGATCGTGCGGCCGATGCGGCGGGTCGGTGAGTCCTATGTCGAAGAGGATTGGGACGTGGCGATCCGAGACATCGCGTCGCGGATGAATGCGCTGATCAACGCCGGTGGCCCGGATTCGATCGGGACCTACTACGGCAACCCGTCGGGGCACTCGTCATCGAACGTGATGTTCATGAATGCCTGGATGGACGCCATCGGCACCAACAGTCGCTTCGCTGTGGGCTCCGTCGACCAGAACGCACTGCACGTCGTGGCCGAGGCGATGTACGGATCGGCACTGATGGTTCCGGTCTCCGACATCGACAACTGCGACTACTTCGTGCTGGTCGGCACCAATCCCGCGGTGAGCGGCTGGAACTGGCTGGAGACGGCGCCTGGTGGTTGGCGCCGCGCGCTGACCCGCCAGCAGAACGGGGCCACCATCGTGGTGGTCGACCCCGTGTGTACCGAATCCGCGGAGAAGGCCGACGTCCACCTGGCGGTGCGGTCGGGCCAGGACTGGGCGTTGCTGCTGGCGATGGTGAAGGTGATCCTCGACGAGGGCCGCCAGCACCGGGGCGACTGCGCGGAGCTGGCAACCGGCGTCCCGGAGTTGGAGCGGCTGGTCGCCGAGGCGGATCTCGACGATCTGTCGGGCCGGTGCGGCATCGACCGGGACCTGATCGAGCGCGTCGCACGGGATTTCGCTGCGGCCGACGGCGCAATGGTGGTGACGCGCACCGGGGTCTCCCAGCACGCGACGGGAACCGTGGGCGAGTGGCTCGGCCACATACTCAACGTGATCACCGGCCGGATGGACCGCCCGGGTGGTCGCCGCTTCGAGCCGGGTTACTTCGACGCGCTGAAACTGGCCGCGTTGGCCAAAACCAAGCCGCACGTCAGCCGGGTGGCCGGACGCGAAATGGTGGCCGGGGCACACGCGCTGGCGGAGCTTCCCGACGAGATCACCACTGTGGGCCACGGTCAGGTCAGGGCCATGCTGATCAACTGCGGCAACCCGGTGGTATCCGGCCCGGATGGGGCCAAACTGGACAAGGCCCTCGCGCAGCTCGACCTGTTGGTGGTGATCGATCTGGTGCAACGCGAAAGTCACCGTCACGCCCATTGGCTGCTGCCCGCCAGGCACTGGCTCGAACGTGACGACCTGCTGGCGTTCACCAGCAACATGCACGACGAACCGTTCGTCCAGTACGGCGCCAAGGTCGTCGAACCCCCACCGGAGGCCCGGCAGGAATGGGAGATCTTCGTCGACCTCGCGCTCGCCATGCGCAGACCCCTCTTCGGCGTCAAGGGCTTCAACACGTTCGTCCGGACAACCCGGCGGGTCGCGGCACTGACCCGCCGCCCGGCCCTGGCGTTCGGCCCGCACTGGCTCGACCGTCTGTTCATTCGCATGTCGCGAAAGATCAATGGCCGCAGACTAACCTGGCGCGAGATGATGGCGCATCCACACGGGATGGTGTTGGGACCGCCGGAGTTTGGTCATTTCAAGTCCGCGCTGCGTACCGATGACAAGCGGGTTCACGCGGCCCCGCCGGAGTTTCTGGCACGTACTCGGGAACTGCTGTCCGCCCCGGCCCCGGCCGCGCCGGAGGACTATCCGTTCCAGCTTGGCAATCGGCGGAACCGGCATTCGATGAACTCCTGGCTCAATGAGCTGCCTGGGCTACACCGCTCGGGTAAGCGCAACGATGTGCTGATCAACACCCACGACGCCGCGGATCTCGGCATTGTCGAAGGCGATCTGGTGCGAGTGTTCTCGCCGACCGGCGAGGTTGTCCTGGCCGCATCTGTTTCGGCGCGGCCACGGCGCGGAATGGTGATCATCGACCACGGTTGGGGTTCAAGGATATTCGACCCCCGCGGCGGCGGGCAGCCCGAGTCGTTCGGCGTCAACCGCAATCTGCTGGTTGACGGCCAATCCCTGGACCCGCTGTCCCAGACATCGCCACTGAGTTCGAGCTACGTCGGCGTGCAGCGACTCGAAGCCCTGAGCTCCGGTCGCGCGAAGCCCTCACCCGACCGTTGA
- a CDS encoding acyl-CoA dehydrogenase family protein — protein sequence MDFNVNNEQQMLRDGITKFLAARYDLETSRAAAKTGAGWQPEIWRAFAGELGILGATLPEEFDGIGGGAVELMVITEALGHALVIEPFVDTVVVAGGLLRRSGSPVAAGVLKELVAGTAVAALAAAEPGSAERWQDAETLARPDGDGWVLNGSKIMVVAAPLATHLLVTARIEGEDGISLFLTEADAAGITLHSYRTIDDRSAADVTFTDLRLGADALLGERGGAWPSLAQARDEGAAAICSEAVGCMRKVLADTVEYCKQRQQFGQPIGSFQALQHRMVDMFMEVEQSAAAVYLAILNLEADEATRARAVSAGKATIGRAARFVGQEAVQLHGGMGMTEELAIGHYFKRLTAIQYEFGTTDSHIARYAELTKA from the coding sequence ATGGACTTCAACGTGAACAATGAGCAGCAGATGCTGCGTGACGGCATCACCAAGTTCCTCGCTGCGCGCTACGACCTCGAGACGAGCCGCGCCGCAGCCAAGACTGGCGCCGGTTGGCAGCCCGAGATCTGGCGTGCCTTCGCCGGCGAACTGGGCATTCTGGGCGCCACGCTTCCCGAAGAATTCGACGGAATAGGCGGCGGCGCAGTCGAACTCATGGTCATCACCGAGGCGCTCGGGCATGCGCTGGTGATCGAACCGTTTGTCGACACCGTCGTCGTTGCCGGAGGTCTGCTGCGCCGTTCCGGCAGCCCGGTGGCAGCCGGCGTGCTCAAGGAACTCGTGGCCGGTACCGCGGTTGCCGCATTGGCTGCCGCGGAACCGGGTTCGGCCGAGCGGTGGCAGGATGCGGAGACCCTGGCGCGCCCCGATGGGGACGGCTGGGTGCTGAACGGCTCGAAGATCATGGTCGTCGCGGCACCTCTGGCCACGCACCTGCTGGTCACCGCCCGCATCGAGGGTGAAGACGGAATCTCGTTGTTCCTCACCGAGGCTGACGCTGCGGGAATCACCCTGCATTCGTATCGCACCATTGATGACCGGAGCGCGGCTGACGTCACCTTCACCGATCTGCGACTCGGCGCCGACGCCCTACTGGGTGAGCGCGGCGGGGCGTGGCCGTCATTGGCGCAGGCCCGAGACGAGGGCGCTGCGGCGATCTGCTCCGAGGCCGTCGGCTGCATGCGGAAAGTCTTGGCGGACACCGTCGAATACTGCAAGCAGCGTCAGCAGTTCGGGCAGCCCATCGGCAGCTTCCAGGCTCTGCAGCACCGGATGGTCGACATGTTCATGGAGGTTGAGCAGTCGGCCGCGGCGGTCTACCTGGCGATCCTCAACCTCGAGGCCGACGAGGCCACCCGTGCCCGCGCGGTGTCGGCCGGCAAGGCCACCATCGGCCGGGCAGCCCGATTCGTCGGCCAGGAGGCGGTGCAATTGCACGGCGGGATGGGCATGACCGAAGAGTTGGCGATCGGCCACTACTTCAAGCGACTCACCGCAATTCAATACGAGTTCGGAACCACCGACTCCCACATCGCCCGCTACGCAGAGCTAACGAAGGCGTAG
- a CDS encoding DUF732 domain-containing protein, with product MRSVLSVLGIAAVIGCAAPAYADPDAGDGGGDAAFLTALRAAGLTFASNDQAIVAGHAVCSMANNGETGLQVVKQLTADNPGLPMDAAAQFAAVSANAYCPQHLRK from the coding sequence ATGCGTAGCGTGTTATCGGTATTGGGCATTGCCGCCGTCATCGGATGTGCCGCACCGGCATACGCGGATCCCGATGCCGGCGATGGCGGCGGCGACGCCGCCTTCCTAACTGCCTTAAGGGCAGCGGGGCTCACCTTCGCCAGCAACGATCAGGCCATTGTGGCCGGCCATGCCGTCTGCAGTATGGCTAACAACGGTGAGACGGGGTTGCAGGTCGTCAAACAACTCACGGCCGACAACCCCGGGCTACCCATGGACGCCGCCGCGCAGTTCGCGGCTGTCTCCGCCAATGCGTACTGCCCGCAGCACCTGCGGAAGTAG
- a CDS encoding LLM class F420-dependent oxidoreductase, whose amino-acid sequence MRLGLATPIVIQVPGTASSWEAEGSVEDIGQIASTADELGFAYLTCSEHVAVPAEAAAGRGTTYWDPLATLAFLAARTHAIRLVTSVVVLGYHHPLELAKRYGTLDRLSGGRLTLGVGVGSLREEFDLLGCAWDDRGARADDAMKALRASLSTTHPAYHGDFYRFDSMIVQPCAVQQRVPIWVGGRTRRSLRRAVDLGDGWTPFGLTSEEVTKYLGSVDLPDSFTVVLSTPPLDPIDAPQQTLDRISRLADIGATDVSCVIAARSAAHFHDQLIALAELSDLSRREGR is encoded by the coding sequence ATGCGGCTTGGCTTGGCGACGCCGATCGTCATCCAGGTCCCGGGTACGGCGTCGAGTTGGGAGGCCGAGGGCAGTGTCGAGGACATCGGCCAGATCGCCTCGACCGCCGATGAACTCGGATTCGCCTACCTCACCTGCTCGGAGCATGTCGCGGTTCCCGCCGAGGCCGCGGCCGGTCGTGGGACGACCTATTGGGATCCGTTGGCCACACTGGCGTTTCTCGCCGCCCGCACCCATGCGATTCGATTGGTCACATCGGTTGTGGTGCTGGGCTATCACCATCCGCTGGAGCTCGCCAAACGCTACGGGACCCTCGACCGGCTCAGCGGTGGTCGGCTGACCCTGGGCGTCGGGGTCGGATCGCTGCGTGAGGAGTTCGACCTGCTCGGCTGCGCGTGGGACGACCGCGGTGCCCGCGCTGACGATGCGATGAAGGCGCTGCGGGCGTCGCTGTCGACCACCCACCCCGCCTATCACGGCGACTTCTACCGATTCGACTCGATGATCGTGCAGCCGTGCGCGGTGCAGCAGCGGGTGCCGATCTGGGTGGGGGGACGCACCCGTCGCTCCCTTAGGAGGGCGGTGGACCTGGGCGACGGTTGGACACCGTTCGGGCTCACCAGTGAAGAGGTGACGAAATATCTTGGCTCCGTGGATCTTCCGGACAGCTTCACAGTCGTCTTGTCGACGCCGCCGCTGGACCCGATCGACGCCCCGCAGCAGACTCTCGATCGGATCAGCAGGCTCGCTGACATCGGTGCCACCGACGTCAGCTGCGTGATCGCGGCGCGCTCTGCGGCGCACTTCCATGACCAACTGATCGCACTGGCCGAGCTTTCCGACCTGTCGCGCCGGGAGGGGCGATGA
- a CDS encoding acyl-CoA dehydrogenase family protein, with protein MDLRWSEEDRAFQAEVRDFLDQKLTPELRRAGRLMTSVYADHEASMAWQAILHERGWAAPAWPVEHGGCDWSLTQHYISSRESTLAGAPSLSPMGIRMVAHAIVRYGTDAQKDYFLPRILTGEVFFCQGYSEPEAGSDLAALSMAATADGDDLVCTGSKIWTTHAGEANWMFALVRTSRTAKKQQGITFVLIDMTSPGIEIRPLVMTSGEEIQNQVFFDEVRVPKANVIGEIDSGWTVAKYLLEFERGGGAVAPGLQVVAEEIATAAKNQPGPGGGKLADDDAFMRKLADARIRAEVLEILEYQVLTAVAEGRNPGASSSMLKILGTELSQELTALALEAAGPRGRIYQPHVTAPGGPIADYQPPADGYASGEPWQAVAPLRYFNDRAGSIYAGSNEIQRNILAKAALGL; from the coding sequence ATGGATCTGCGGTGGTCGGAGGAAGACCGGGCTTTTCAAGCAGAGGTGCGGGATTTTCTCGACCAGAAGCTGACCCCGGAGCTGCGTCGCGCGGGTCGGCTGATGACCAGTGTCTACGCCGATCACGAGGCCAGCATGGCGTGGCAGGCGATTCTGCACGAGCGGGGTTGGGCGGCGCCGGCATGGCCGGTGGAGCACGGCGGCTGTGATTGGAGCCTGACTCAGCACTACATCTCCAGTCGCGAGTCGACGCTTGCCGGCGCACCGTCGTTGTCGCCGATGGGAATCCGGATGGTCGCGCACGCGATCGTCCGGTACGGAACCGACGCACAGAAGGACTACTTCTTGCCCCGGATTCTCACCGGTGAGGTGTTCTTCTGTCAGGGGTACTCCGAGCCGGAGGCCGGATCGGACTTGGCCGCCTTGTCGATGGCCGCCACGGCCGACGGCGACGACTTGGTCTGCACCGGCAGCAAGATCTGGACCACCCACGCCGGCGAGGCGAACTGGATGTTCGCCCTGGTGCGCACCTCCCGGACCGCCAAGAAGCAGCAAGGCATCACGTTCGTGCTGATCGACATGACCTCGCCCGGTATCGAGATCCGGCCGCTGGTGATGACCTCCGGCGAAGAGATCCAGAATCAGGTGTTCTTCGACGAGGTGCGGGTCCCCAAGGCCAACGTCATCGGCGAGATCGACAGCGGTTGGACAGTCGCGAAGTATCTGCTCGAATTCGAGCGCGGGGGCGGCGCGGTGGCGCCGGGCCTGCAGGTGGTGGCCGAGGAGATCGCCACGGCGGCCAAGAACCAGCCGGGACCGGGCGGTGGCAAGCTCGCCGACGACGACGCCTTCATGCGCAAGCTGGCGGACGCACGGATTCGCGCCGAGGTATTGGAGATCCTGGAATACCAGGTGCTCACCGCCGTCGCCGAGGGACGCAACCCCGGTGCCTCGTCGTCGATGCTCAAGATCTTGGGCACCGAGCTGAGCCAGGAGCTGACCGCCCTGGCGTTGGAGGCGGCCGGCCCTCGCGGACGCATCTATCAGCCGCATGTCACCGCGCCTGGGGGACCGATCGCCGACTACCAGCCGCCCGCCGACGGATATGCCTCTGGCGAACCGTGGCAGGCGGTAGCTCCACTGCGCTACTTCAACGACCGGGCCGGCTCGATCTACGCCGGTAGCAACGAAATTCAGCGGAATATTCTGGCCAAAGCGGCATTGGGGCTCTAA
- a CDS encoding PPE family protein — protein MDFAALPPEINSGRMYAGAGSGPLLAAASAWDALAAELGSAASSYESVVSSLTGEWSGPSSTSMAAAAEPYVTWMSTTAAQAELSANQARAAAAAYEAAFAATVPPPVVAANRTQLATLIATNFLGQNTPAIAATEIHYAEMWAQDAGAMYGYAGSAAAATQLAPFNQPPETTNPTGTANQAAALAEATGNSATSNISQQVSQLLNAMPQALQSLASNPVGTAAATTSGSMLDNWNLIFSTLTGPTTPLGWSTIPGGYWLAFGQLYSWIMNGMAAQSFFAGPKAITGALLPLAPLAHSALPMASLSSATGALGNAASVGKLSVPASWAVAAPATKLVSMASSLPATLEAAPMAAVAGQDAMFGEMALSSLLGRGIGGTATQTVGAATRSLRNSGGSDAFGPIPPGEADPAAATIIVIPALDE, from the coding sequence ATGGATTTTGCTGCATTGCCACCGGAGATCAACTCCGGCCGGATGTACGCGGGTGCGGGCTCCGGCCCCCTGCTGGCGGCCGCTTCGGCTTGGGACGCACTCGCGGCGGAATTGGGTTCTGCGGCTTCGTCCTACGAGTCGGTCGTGTCGAGCCTTACCGGAGAATGGTCCGGTCCGTCGTCCACTTCGATGGCCGCCGCGGCCGAACCCTACGTGACGTGGATGAGCACGACCGCCGCACAAGCCGAGCTCTCTGCCAACCAGGCTCGCGCCGCCGCGGCAGCCTACGAGGCGGCCTTCGCGGCCACCGTGCCACCGCCCGTGGTCGCGGCAAACCGGACGCAGCTGGCAACCCTGATCGCGACGAACTTCCTCGGGCAGAACACGCCGGCGATCGCGGCCACCGAAATTCACTACGCGGAGATGTGGGCGCAGGACGCCGGGGCGATGTACGGCTACGCCGGATCAGCAGCGGCCGCAACGCAGCTCGCCCCGTTCAACCAGCCCCCGGAGACCACAAACCCGACCGGCACGGCCAATCAAGCGGCGGCATTGGCTGAAGCCACCGGAAACTCGGCTACTTCCAACATCTCGCAGCAGGTCTCCCAGCTACTCAATGCGATGCCCCAGGCGCTGCAGTCGTTGGCCTCCAACCCGGTTGGGACCGCGGCGGCGACAACATCGGGTTCAATGCTGGACAACTGGAACTTGATCTTCTCCACACTGACCGGGCCCACGACCCCGCTCGGCTGGTCGACAATCCCCGGTGGCTATTGGCTGGCGTTCGGACAGCTGTACTCGTGGATCATGAACGGAATGGCTGCGCAGTCCTTCTTCGCCGGACCGAAAGCCATTACCGGAGCTCTGCTGCCGCTGGCGCCGTTGGCGCACTCGGCGCTACCGATGGCAAGTCTGAGCAGTGCAACCGGCGCGCTGGGCAACGCGGCATCGGTAGGCAAGCTCTCGGTGCCGGCCTCTTGGGCCGTTGCGGCACCCGCGACCAAACTGGTCAGCATGGCTTCGTCACTGCCTGCGACCCTCGAGGCCGCCCCGATGGCGGCGGTCGCCGGTCAAGACGCCATGTTCGGTGAGATGGCACTGTCCAGTCTGTTGGGCCGCGGCATCGGCGGCACCGCAACCCAAACCGTGGGTGCGGCGACCCGATCCCTGCGTAACAGCGGCGGGTCCGATGCCTTCGGCCCCATTCCGCCCGGTGAAGCCGATCCCGCGGCGGCCACCATCATCGTGATCCCGGCATTGGATGAGTGA
- a CDS encoding sodium-dependent bicarbonate transport family permease: MLLEFWQNFTHNLFKPLLLFFYFGFLLALAKVPFEFPNAVYQGLTMYLLLAIGWHGGEELAGIDLSQVGGILGFMLTGFVLNFVIGTIAYLLLKYLTKMREVDRATVAGYYGSDSAGTFATCMGVLATIGMAFDAYMPVMLAIMEIPGCLVALFLVARLRHRGMDAAGNMPHEPGYTVPAGSVPAAVGATQAGDPTGGLAIEMSPERLVDTGATSNGRLISRELVREVFLNPGICLLLGGIAIGFISGLQGSKVTGVDDPVFVTAFQGVLCLFLLEMGLTAARKLKDLKSAGRGFILFGLLAPNLFATLGLFVAHTYSQLTGVHFQLGTYVLFAVLCGAASYIAVPAIQRLAIPEASPSLPLAASLGLTFAYNVTIGIPLYIEIARLITSQ, translated from the coding sequence ATGCTTCTCGAGTTCTGGCAGAACTTCACGCACAACCTGTTCAAGCCACTGCTGTTGTTCTTCTACTTCGGCTTTCTTCTCGCACTGGCCAAGGTGCCGTTCGAGTTTCCGAACGCGGTGTATCAGGGCCTGACCATGTATCTGCTGCTGGCCATCGGTTGGCACGGGGGCGAGGAACTCGCCGGCATCGATCTCTCCCAGGTCGGCGGAATCCTGGGATTCATGCTTACCGGCTTCGTGCTGAACTTCGTGATCGGCACGATCGCCTACCTGTTGCTGAAGTACCTGACGAAGATGCGCGAAGTCGACCGGGCAACCGTCGCCGGCTACTACGGCTCCGATTCGGCCGGAACCTTCGCCACCTGTATGGGCGTGCTGGCCACCATCGGCATGGCCTTCGACGCCTACATGCCCGTGATGCTGGCCATCATGGAGATCCCCGGCTGCTTGGTAGCGCTGTTCCTGGTCGCCCGGTTGCGCCACCGGGGTATGGATGCCGCTGGCAATATGCCCCACGAGCCGGGGTACACGGTGCCGGCCGGTTCGGTCCCGGCAGCCGTGGGCGCCACGCAGGCCGGTGACCCAACCGGCGGCCTGGCCATCGAGATGAGCCCCGAGCGTCTGGTGGACACCGGAGCAACCTCGAACGGGCGCCTGATCAGCCGGGAGCTGGTGCGAGAGGTCTTCCTGAACCCGGGCATCTGCCTGCTGCTCGGCGGTATCGCGATCGGTTTCATCAGTGGCCTGCAGGGCTCGAAGGTCACCGGCGTCGACGACCCCGTCTTCGTCACCGCGTTCCAGGGTGTGCTGTGCCTCTTCCTGCTCGAGATGGGGCTGACCGCGGCGCGCAAGCTGAAGGACCTGAAGTCCGCCGGCCGTGGTTTCATCCTCTTCGGTCTGCTGGCTCCCAACCTCTTTGCAACGCTGGGCCTGTTTGTCGCACACACCTACTCGCAGCTGACCGGCGTCCACTTCCAGCTGGGCACCTACGTTCTGTTCGCCGTGCTGTGCGGCGCGGCGTCGTACATCGCGGTGCCGGCTATCCAGCGACTGGCGATCCCGGAAGCCAGTCCCAGCCTGCCGTTGGCCGCATCGCTGGGGCTGACTTTCGCCTACAACGTCACGATCGGCATCCCGCTCTACATCGAGATCGCCCGTCTCATCACCTCGCAGTAG
- a CDS encoding PPE family protein, whose protein sequence is MYFSLLPPEINSANMYAGPGSGPLIAAATAWGRLASELGTAASEYNAVLASLTGESWTGPSATAMTAAAEPFTAWMSTTAATAAQAAAQAQAAATAYEAAHAAVVPPEVVTANRTQNQMLYATNFLGQNLAAIAANEAQYLEMWAQDAAAMQTYAASATAATKITAFTEPPQTTTGTAEATSAANAGSAAATSGSNSILDFLGDLATQYNTFVNNLLTQLTGNPSAPANFASVFAALKGPAGLTTPFNDISLLTNFPIQNALKFGTPVGRVFEGLPLSGLGAGLRVGGMAGLTSSVSATMSEANLVGNLSVPPSWASASPAIRLAATGAPTAALAAAPASGMAGGLLNQAALGSMAGGALGSATPRTVPSGRIRIQGGKAKTPVKLDAVIAKLQSQPEAVQHWNVDQAGLDELLEELSRKPGVHAVHLKGAKKAATPLS, encoded by the coding sequence ATGTACTTCTCTTTGCTCCCGCCAGAAATCAACTCGGCCAACATGTACGCCGGTCCCGGATCCGGGCCGCTCATCGCCGCCGCCACGGCGTGGGGGCGTCTTGCCAGCGAATTAGGCACCGCCGCATCCGAATACAACGCGGTGCTCGCCTCGCTCACCGGTGAATCGTGGACCGGTCCGTCGGCAACGGCGATGACGGCCGCCGCCGAGCCCTTCACCGCCTGGATGTCGACCACCGCGGCCACCGCCGCTCAGGCGGCCGCCCAGGCACAGGCCGCGGCCACCGCCTACGAAGCGGCGCACGCGGCGGTCGTTCCGCCGGAGGTCGTTACGGCCAACCGCACCCAGAACCAGATGCTGTACGCCACGAATTTCCTCGGCCAGAATCTCGCGGCCATCGCGGCCAACGAAGCCCAGTACCTGGAGATGTGGGCGCAAGACGCCGCCGCCATGCAGACTTACGCCGCATCGGCTACCGCGGCCACCAAGATCACCGCGTTCACCGAGCCACCGCAGACCACCACCGGGACCGCCGAAGCGACGTCGGCGGCCAACGCCGGGTCGGCGGCAGCTACCTCGGGCAGCAACTCGATCCTGGATTTCCTGGGCGATTTAGCGACCCAGTACAACACCTTCGTCAACAACCTGCTCACCCAGCTAACCGGCAATCCGAGTGCTCCGGCCAACTTCGCGTCGGTGTTCGCGGCCCTCAAGGGTCCGGCGGGGCTGACCACGCCGTTCAACGACATTTCGTTGCTGACCAACTTCCCCATCCAGAATGCCCTCAAGTTCGGAACCCCGGTGGGCCGGGTTTTCGAAGGCTTGCCGCTCAGCGGCCTCGGCGCCGGGCTGCGGGTGGGCGGCATGGCCGGCCTGACCTCATCAGTGTCGGCCACCATGTCGGAGGCGAACCTGGTAGGAAACCTGTCCGTCCCGCCGAGCTGGGCCTCGGCCAGCCCAGCGATCCGGCTGGCGGCCACCGGTGCCCCCACCGCGGCGCTGGCCGCCGCCCCCGCGTCGGGGATGGCCGGCGGTCTGCTCAACCAGGCGGCGCTGGGCAGCATGGCGGGCGGCGCCCTGGGAAGTGCCACCCCACGCACCGTGCCCAGTGGTCGGATCCGGATTCAGGGTGGCAAGGCGAAGACTCCGGTCAAGCTCGACGCGGTGATCGCCAAGCTGCAGAGCCAGCCCGAGGCGGTCCAACACTGGAATGTCGACCAGGCCGGACTCGACGAACTGCTTGAGGAGCTGTCCCGCAAGCCCGGCGTTCACGCCGTGCATCTCAAGGGCGCCAAGAAGGCCGCAACCCCCCTCAGCTGA
- a CDS encoding nuclear transport factor 2 family protein — translation MIEQRLAELERRLQQIEDERAIERMIASYGPLVDAGDPESTAALWHDEGIYDVENWLMNGREEIAAMVRSRGHQDLIARGCTHFLGPAVVTVNGDEAVAVCESTLLVKQGNQFRVARSGANYFHLTRVAGSPSQWQIVRRITRMLDGDEETRALLIDGIAGRIR, via the coding sequence ATGATCGAGCAACGGCTGGCCGAATTGGAGCGGCGCCTACAGCAGATCGAGGACGAGCGTGCCATCGAGCGGATGATCGCGTCCTACGGCCCGCTGGTGGACGCCGGCGACCCCGAATCCACCGCCGCGTTGTGGCACGACGAGGGCATCTACGACGTCGAGAACTGGCTGATGAACGGCCGCGAGGAGATTGCGGCGATGGTGCGCTCTCGTGGTCACCAGGATCTGATCGCTCGGGGATGTACGCATTTTCTGGGCCCGGCGGTGGTCACCGTGAACGGTGACGAGGCGGTCGCCGTGTGTGAGTCGACGCTGCTGGTCAAACAGGGCAACCAGTTTCGCGTGGCGCGCAGCGGTGCCAACTACTTTCACCTCACGCGGGTGGCCGGCTCGCCCAGCCAGTGGCAGATAGTCAGGCGGATCACCCGGATGCTCGACGGCGACGAGGAGACCCGGGCGTTGCTGATAGATGGCATTGCCGGGCGAATCCGGTAG